One window from the genome of Corynebacterium sp. SCR221107 encodes:
- a CDS encoding SGNH/GDSL hydrolase family protein, whose translation MIGDSIAYGQNDRSGGWSRILAAEFQSVDQPGRRWWNLAIPGDTLVNLESYAVDEVRVRQADTVLISAGINDLTFGTSPERLMVELRSLVRRLDFLGARSVVATPIWYDGAVRSREYNPIPDAAVAQFRELLLDWGVAEQRRVLDLWPVLKLRPDLLDHGLRPTAQGHVLLTDAWRAALASRFFFRALLLR comes from the coding sequence GTGATCGGCGATAGCATCGCCTATGGTCAAAATGATCGTTCGGGCGGTTGGTCGCGTATCTTGGCCGCGGAGTTTCAGTCCGTTGATCAGCCGGGGCGTCGCTGGTGGAATCTGGCTATTCCGGGAGATACTTTGGTGAACTTGGAAAGCTACGCAGTCGATGAGGTCCGTGTCCGTCAGGCTGATACGGTATTGATTTCTGCTGGTATCAACGATCTCACGTTCGGCACGTCGCCTGAGCGGTTGATGGTGGAGTTACGCAGTTTGGTACGCCGATTGGATTTCTTAGGCGCTCGATCTGTGGTGGCAACGCCGATTTGGTACGACGGCGCTGTGCGCTCGCGGGAGTACAACCCCATTCCTGATGCGGCGGTCGCCCAGTTCCGCGAGCTGTTGCTGGACTGGGGCGTGGCCGAGCAGCGTCGCGTGCTGGACCTGTGGCCGGTGCTTAAGCTGCGCCCGGACTTGCTCGATCATGGCCTGCGCCCCACTGCGCAGGGGCATGTCTTGCTTACCGACGCCTGGCGGGCCGCATTGGCTTCGCGTTTCTTTTTTCGCGCCCTTCTCCTGCGGTAG
- the cysK gene encoding cysteine synthase A, with protein sequence MAKVYDNILDTIGNTPLVRLNRLTEGLGATVLAKIEFFNPANSVKDRIGKAIVDAAEAAGELKPGGTIVEATSGNTGIALALVGAARGYNVVLTMPETMSLERRVMLRAYGAEIVLTPGAAGMQGAVDKANEIVAERDNAILARQFANGANPEIHRQTTGEEIWADTEGNVDVFVAGIGTGGTVTGAGETLKRHNPEIKVFGVEPAASPLLNTGKAGPHKIQGLGANFIPEVLNQKNLEEVLTVSNEDAIATSRALGAQEGILGGISAGANVKAALELAARPEFAGKTIVTVIPDFGERYVSTVLYDDIRD encoded by the coding sequence ATGGCAAAGGTTTATGACAACATCCTCGACACCATCGGCAACACCCCGTTGGTTCGCCTTAACCGTCTGACCGAGGGCCTCGGTGCCACCGTCCTGGCCAAGATCGAGTTCTTCAATCCTGCTAACTCCGTCAAGGATCGCATCGGCAAGGCCATCGTCGACGCCGCCGAGGCAGCCGGCGAGCTGAAGCCGGGCGGCACCATCGTCGAGGCCACCTCCGGCAACACCGGTATCGCACTCGCACTGGTCGGTGCGGCTCGCGGTTACAACGTTGTCCTCACCATGCCTGAGACCATGTCCCTGGAGCGTCGCGTCATGCTGCGCGCCTACGGCGCAGAGATCGTCCTGACTCCCGGCGCCGCCGGCATGCAGGGTGCTGTCGACAAGGCAAACGAGATCGTTGCCGAGCGCGACAACGCCATCCTGGCCCGCCAGTTCGCCAATGGCGCCAACCCGGAGATTCACCGCCAGACCACCGGCGAGGAGATCTGGGCCGACACCGAGGGCAACGTTGACGTCTTCGTCGCAGGCATCGGCACCGGCGGCACCGTCACCGGCGCAGGCGAGACCCTAAAGCGCCACAACCCAGAGATCAAGGTCTTCGGCGTCGAGCCAGCAGCCTCCCCGCTGCTCAACACCGGCAAGGCTGGCCCGCACAAGATCCAGGGCCTGGGCGCGAACTTCATCCCTGAGGTTCTCAACCAGAAGAACCTCGAGGAGGTCTTGACCGTTTCCAACGAGGACGCCATCGCGACCTCCCGTGCGCTCGGCGCTCAGGAAGGCATCCTGGGCGGTATTTCCGCTGGCGCCAACGTCAAGGCTGCCCTCGAGCTGGCCGCTCGCCCTGAGTTCGCCGGCAAGACCATCGTGACCGTCATCCCTGACTTCGGTGAGCGCTACGTCTCCACCGTCTTGTACGACGACATCCGCGACTAA
- a CDS encoding GNAT family N-acetyltransferase produces the protein MQDGYTIREATSLELTEVAEVLARAFENDPAYGRITSKISANAFEALREIFIFQLRRHFIPEGLIDVVESPDGRIVAVALWDGPGRHSTLAAQLGMLGDYVRILGKEIPASVLREARTAKYQPRFSHWYLHLVATAPEAQGQGLGQALIEEGLARAGDGAVYLEATTPRSAALYARLGFVPLGAIRVDGFSMYELAMWRPPAFPTDWE, from the coding sequence ATGCAGGACGGTTACACAATTAGAGAGGCCACCAGCCTAGAACTGACTGAGGTGGCCGAGGTTCTGGCGCGGGCGTTTGAAAACGATCCGGCCTACGGGCGCATCACGTCGAAGATTAGCGCTAATGCCTTCGAGGCTTTGCGCGAGATCTTTATTTTCCAGTTGCGGCGTCATTTCATTCCGGAAGGGCTCATCGACGTCGTGGAGTCCCCAGACGGGCGCATCGTCGCCGTGGCGCTGTGGGATGGCCCCGGCAGGCACTCCACCTTGGCGGCACAGTTGGGCATGTTAGGCGACTACGTGCGCATCCTTGGCAAGGAGATTCCCGCGAGTGTATTGCGTGAGGCGCGCACCGCGAAGTACCAGCCGCGTTTCTCACACTGGTATCTCCACCTGGTCGCCACCGCCCCGGAGGCACAAGGCCAAGGACTGGGGCAGGCCCTGATAGAGGAGGGGCTTGCCCGCGCCGGCGACGGCGCGGTGTATCTGGAAGCCACCACCCCGCGTTCGGCGGCGCTGTACGCGCGGCTGGGCTTCGTGCCACTGGGGGCCATTAGGGTGGATGGTTTTTCCATGTATGAGCTTGCGATGTGGCGGCCGCCAGCATTTCCCACAGATTGGGAATAG
- a CDS encoding cob(I)yrinic acid a,c-diamide adenosyltransferase — MAVHLTKIYTRTGDDGTTALSDFSRVSKNDPRLEAYADCDELNATLGVAVAVGMPDKNVADCIARIQNELFDAGADLATPNRQDLGYEPLRITQDYIDRLEADCDRFNEKLSKLDSFILPGGTPAAAYLHLARTIARRAERAAWVAFNAFPETTNVAPAKYLNRLSDLLFILSRVANNSNDVLWVPGGKR; from the coding sequence ATGGCAGTTCACTTGACCAAGATTTATACCCGCACCGGCGATGACGGCACGACCGCGTTGTCCGATTTCTCCCGAGTTTCCAAAAACGATCCCCGGCTTGAGGCCTACGCCGACTGCGATGAGCTCAACGCCACCTTGGGTGTGGCCGTGGCCGTCGGCATGCCGGACAAGAACGTTGCCGATTGTATTGCGCGCATTCAAAATGAACTCTTTGATGCAGGCGCTGATCTTGCGACCCCGAACAGGCAGGATTTGGGCTACGAGCCTTTAAGGATCACGCAGGACTACATCGATCGCCTCGAGGCCGATTGCGATCGTTTCAATGAGAAGCTTTCCAAGCTGGACTCGTTTATCTTGCCCGGCGGCACCCCCGCGGCGGCCTATCTTCACCTAGCGCGCACCATTGCCCGACGCGCTGAGCGCGCGGCATGGGTCGCGTTCAACGCCTTCCCCGAGACCACCAATGTCGCGCCGGCCAAATATCTCAACCGCCTTTCTGATCTGTTGTTTATCCTCTCCCGCGTGGCCAATAACAGCAACGACGTACTCTGGGTGCCCGGCGGTAAGCGTTAG
- the ramA gene encoding acetate metabolism transcriptional regulator RamA: protein MEVQRAKEDDDAIRSALASLKTATGIPVTMYATVLPENRLQISQWIGLRTPALQNLIIESGVGVGGRVLSTRRPVGVSDYTRANVISHENDAIIQDEGLHSIVAVPVIVNREVRGVLYVGVHSPVRLGDKVIEEVTMTARTLEQDLAVNAAARRSEGVRAGANKQGRLMNGAEWEQIRSTHSKLRMLANRIEQEDIRAELEELCDQMVAPVRVKQTTKLSARELDVLSCVALGHTNVEAAEEMGIGAETVKSYLRSVMRKLGAHTRYEAVNAARRIGALP from the coding sequence GTGGAAGTTCAGCGCGCCAAGGAAGACGATGACGCAATCCGCTCAGCGTTGGCATCGTTGAAGACGGCAACGGGCATTCCAGTCACAATGTATGCAACCGTTCTGCCGGAGAATCGCCTGCAGATCAGCCAGTGGATTGGCCTGCGCACGCCTGCGCTGCAGAATCTCATTATTGAATCCGGCGTGGGCGTCGGCGGTCGCGTGCTGTCTACCCGTCGCCCGGTTGGCGTCAGTGACTACACCCGCGCCAATGTCATTTCCCATGAGAATGACGCCATCATCCAAGACGAGGGACTGCATTCCATCGTGGCGGTGCCGGTGATCGTCAACCGCGAGGTGCGCGGCGTGCTGTATGTCGGCGTCCACTCCCCGGTCCGCCTCGGTGACAAGGTCATCGAGGAGGTCACCATGACCGCCCGTACCCTCGAGCAGGACTTGGCGGTCAATGCGGCAGCCCGTCGCTCCGAGGGAGTGCGCGCCGGTGCGAACAAGCAGGGTCGGCTCATGAATGGTGCCGAGTGGGAGCAGATCCGTTCCACTCACTCCAAGCTGCGCATGTTGGCCAATCGCATCGAGCAGGAAGACATTCGCGCCGAGCTGGAGGAGCTGTGCGACCAGATGGTCGCACCGGTGCGAGTCAAGCAGACCACCAAGTTGTCGGCCCGCGAGCTCGATGTCTTGTCGTGTGTGGCTCTCGGTCATACGAATGTTGAAGCGGCCGAAGAAATGGGCATCGGCGCTGAAACAGTCAAGAGCTACCTGCGGTCGGTGATGCGCAAGCTGGGCGCGCACACCCGCTACGAAGCGGTCAACGCGGCCCGCCGCATCGGAGCCTTGCCGTGA
- a CDS encoding acetyl-CoA hydrolase/transferase family protein encodes MSDRIANAQLRGKVMSAEEAAQFVNNGDNVGISGFTGAGYPKALPTAIAERAKEAHARGDEYMINLFTGASTAPDCDGVLAEADAIRLRTPYQSDPTLRNKINDGTSYYVDYHLSESPLYVEQGFFGPMNVAIVEAVRITEEGHLIPSSSIGNNVEYLDNAEKIIIEVNSWQSEELEGMADIYRINRLPNRQPIPITEPGQRIGTTYIDIDLSKVVAVVETDAPDRNAPFKPLDDQSRQIAGHFLDFLEGEVAAGRLTYDGYIMQSGVGNVPNAVMAGLLDSKFENIRAYTEVIQDGMVDLIDAGKMTVASATSFSLSPEYAERMNNEASKYAKQIILRPQQISNHPEVVRRLGLIATNGLIEADIYGNVNSTNVTGSRMMNGVGGSADFTRNGFISSFITPSDAKGGAISAIVPFVSHVDHTEQDVKVIITEYGYADLRGLAPRQRAQKIIDIAHPDYRPLLQDYYDRALAFAKEKKIMQTPHLLGEALSFHQRFQETGTMKLS; translated from the coding sequence ATGTCCGATCGTATTGCCAATGCACAGCTGCGTGGCAAGGTCATGTCTGCTGAGGAAGCAGCACAGTTCGTCAATAACGGTGACAACGTCGGTATCTCCGGCTTCACCGGTGCTGGCTACCCGAAGGCACTGCCGACCGCAATCGCTGAGCGTGCTAAGGAAGCTCACGCCCGCGGTGACGAGTACATGATCAACCTGTTTACCGGCGCCTCCACCGCTCCTGACTGCGATGGCGTTTTGGCTGAGGCAGACGCAATCCGCCTGCGCACCCCGTACCAGTCTGATCCGACCCTGCGTAACAAGATCAACGACGGCACCTCCTACTACGTGGACTACCACCTGTCCGAGTCCCCGCTGTACGTCGAGCAGGGCTTCTTCGGCCCGATGAACGTCGCCATCGTTGAGGCCGTGCGCATCACCGAGGAAGGTCACCTGATTCCTTCCTCCTCCATCGGCAACAACGTTGAGTACCTGGACAATGCCGAGAAGATCATCATCGAGGTCAACTCCTGGCAGTCCGAGGAGCTCGAGGGCATGGCGGACATCTACCGCATCAACCGCCTGCCGAACCGCCAGCCGATTCCGATCACCGAGCCGGGCCAGCGCATCGGTACCACCTACATCGACATCGACCTGTCCAAGGTTGTCGCCGTGGTCGAGACCGACGCTCCTGACCGCAACGCGCCGTTCAAGCCGCTGGATGATCAGTCCCGTCAGATCGCCGGCCACTTCCTCGACTTCCTCGAGGGCGAGGTCGCCGCAGGCCGCCTGACCTATGACGGCTACATCATGCAGTCCGGCGTGGGCAACGTCCCGAACGCCGTGATGGCTGGCCTGCTCGACTCCAAGTTCGAGAACATCCGCGCCTACACCGAGGTTATCCAGGACGGCATGGTCGACCTGATCGATGCTGGCAAGATGACCGTTGCATCCGCAACCTCCTTCTCCCTTTCCCCGGAGTACGCGGAGCGCATGAACAACGAGGCCTCCAAGTACGCCAAGCAGATCATCCTGCGTCCGCAGCAGATCTCCAACCACCCTGAGGTTGTGCGTCGTCTAGGCCTGATCGCTACCAACGGCCTCATCGAGGCGGACATCTACGGTAACGTCAACTCCACCAACGTCACCGGCTCTCGCATGATGAATGGTGTCGGCGGCTCGGCTGACTTCACCCGTAACGGCTTCATCTCCTCCTTCATCACCCCGTCCGACGCGAAGGGCGGTGCGATCTCCGCGATCGTTCCTTTCGTCTCCCACGTCGACCACACCGAGCAGGACGTCAAGGTCATCATCACCGAGTACGGCTACGCTGACCTGCGTGGTTTGGCTCCTCGCCAGCGTGCTCAGAAGATCATCGACATCGCTCACCCGGACTACCGTCCGCTGCTGCAGGACTACTACGATCGTGCCCTGGCATTCGCCAAGGAGAAGAAGATCATGCAGACCCCGCACCTGCTGGGCGAGGCTTTGAGCTTCCACCAGCGCTTCCAGGAGACTGGCACCATGAAGCTGTCCTAA
- the epsC gene encoding serine O-acetyltransferase EpsC, producing the protein MFRIVQMIREDLANAREHDPAARGDVENAIVYSGLHAIWAHRVAHWLWTRGFRGPARVLSQVTRFLTGIEIHPGATIGRRFFIDHGMGIVIGETAEIGDGVMLYHGVTLGGQVLTQTKRHPTICDNVTIGAGAKVLGPITVGAGSAIGANAVVTKDVPPDHIAIGIPATNRPRGRNEKIKLVDPDYYI; encoded by the coding sequence ATGTTCCGTATTGTCCAGATGATCCGTGAGGATCTCGCAAACGCCCGGGAGCACGATCCCGCGGCGCGTGGCGATGTCGAAAACGCCATTGTGTACTCGGGTCTGCATGCTATTTGGGCTCACCGAGTCGCTCACTGGCTGTGGACTCGCGGCTTCCGCGGACCGGCACGCGTGCTTAGTCAGGTCACGCGTTTCCTGACCGGCATCGAGATCCACCCCGGCGCCACCATCGGCCGTCGCTTCTTCATTGACCATGGCATGGGCATCGTCATCGGGGAGACCGCCGAGATCGGCGACGGCGTCATGCTCTATCACGGGGTTACCCTAGGGGGTCAGGTGCTGACTCAGACCAAGCGCCACCCAACGATCTGTGACAACGTTACGATCGGCGCCGGCGCAAAGGTCCTTGGCCCCATCACCGTCGGCGCCGGTTCTGCCATTGGCGCGAATGCCGTGGTCACCAAGGACGTGCCACCGGATCACATTGCAATTGGCATTCCTGCCACCAACCGGCCTCGCGGGAGGAACGAGAAAATCAAGCTCGTCGACCCGGACTACTACATTTAG
- a CDS encoding TetR/AcrR family transcriptional regulator yields the protein MPKTAREKLLGAAAEEFYAHGIHATGIDTITNRAGVAKKSMYNNFRSKQELVATYIEARHQQWLDLYARRVADTTDPKERCLAVFDAYLDHAGADYPEGFRGCGLQNVAGELPNDDPGRAIIRTHKREIEQMLEQEIARIPEAEGDAPHLAELLIFLLEGAVQLAGLEGTTTRLIHARALAADVIGAL from the coding sequence ATGCCCAAAACAGCCCGTGAAAAGCTCCTCGGAGCCGCCGCAGAAGAGTTTTACGCACATGGCATCCACGCCACCGGCATCGACACGATCACCAACCGCGCCGGTGTGGCCAAGAAGAGCATGTACAACAACTTCCGCAGCAAGCAAGAACTGGTAGCCACCTACATCGAGGCTCGCCACCAGCAATGGCTCGATCTCTACGCCCGCCGCGTCGCGGACACCACCGACCCCAAGGAGCGGTGCTTGGCCGTCTTCGACGCCTACCTCGACCACGCCGGCGCCGATTATCCGGAGGGCTTTCGCGGTTGCGGCCTCCAAAACGTCGCCGGCGAGCTGCCCAACGACGATCCTGGCCGCGCCATCATCCGCACCCACAAGCGTGAGATCGAGCAGATGCTCGAGCAGGAAATCGCCCGGATTCCCGAGGCCGAAGGCGATGCCCCCCACCTCGCGGAACTGCTCATTTTCCTGCTCGAGGGCGCAGTCCAGCTAGCGGGGCTCGAAGGCACAACCACCCGACTGATTCATGCGCGCGCACTGGCCGCCGATGTAATTGGGGCGCTATGA
- the murA gene encoding UDP-N-acetylglucosamine 1-carboxyvinyltransferase, which produces MKDKFLVTGGAALRGAVKVSGAKNSVLKLMAAALLAEGTTVLKNCPEILDVPLMKDVLEGLGCSVTIDGETVSITTPHEVSSDADFDAVRQLRASVCVLGPLTARCGRAVVALPGGDAIGSRPLDMHQSGLEKLGATTRIHHGAVVAEAGELHGAEITLDFPSVGATENILTAAVLATGRTVLDNAAREPEIVDLCVMLKEMGAKIEGEGTSTITIDGVDTLSPTTHEVIGDRIVAGTWAYAAAMTRGDITVGGIAPRHLHLPLEKLKVAGADIETYENGFRVRMDHRPAAVDYQTLPFPGFPTDLQPMAIGISAIAEGSSVITENIFEARFRFVDEMTRLGADATVDGHHVVLRGVEQLSSTKVWSSDIRAGAGLVLAALCADGITEVHDVFHIDRGYPHFVEILQKLGAEITRVSE; this is translated from the coding sequence GTGAAAGACAAATTTCTCGTGACCGGCGGTGCCGCCCTGCGTGGTGCCGTGAAAGTAAGTGGCGCGAAGAACAGCGTGCTCAAGCTCATGGCGGCAGCACTGTTGGCCGAGGGAACCACGGTGCTGAAGAACTGCCCCGAAATCCTCGATGTTCCCCTTATGAAAGACGTCCTCGAAGGACTGGGATGTTCCGTGACCATTGACGGGGAGACGGTGAGCATCACCACCCCGCATGAAGTCTCTTCCGACGCGGACTTCGATGCCGTGCGGCAACTCCGCGCCTCCGTGTGTGTCCTAGGACCACTGACCGCGCGCTGCGGCCGCGCGGTGGTGGCGCTACCCGGCGGCGATGCCATCGGGTCGCGCCCACTGGATATGCATCAGTCCGGCCTAGAAAAGCTCGGCGCCACCACCCGGATCCACCACGGAGCGGTCGTCGCCGAGGCGGGCGAGCTGCACGGAGCCGAGATCACCTTGGACTTTCCTTCCGTCGGCGCGACGGAAAACATCCTTACCGCTGCGGTTTTGGCGACAGGGCGCACGGTCTTGGACAATGCGGCCCGTGAGCCTGAGATCGTCGACCTGTGTGTGATGCTAAAGGAGATGGGGGCGAAGATTGAGGGTGAGGGCACGTCGACCATCACCATCGACGGGGTGGACACGCTCAGTCCCACCACCCATGAGGTCATCGGGGATCGCATCGTCGCCGGCACCTGGGCCTATGCCGCCGCTATGACTCGTGGCGACATCACGGTCGGTGGCATCGCACCGCGCCACCTGCACCTTCCGCTGGAAAAGTTAAAAGTCGCGGGCGCGGACATCGAAACCTATGAAAACGGCTTCCGCGTGCGGATGGATCATCGCCCGGCGGCGGTGGACTATCAGACGTTGCCTTTCCCAGGATTTCCAACCGACCTGCAGCCGATGGCTATTGGAATCTCCGCTATTGCCGAGGGTTCTTCAGTGATAACTGAAAACATCTTCGAAGCGCGTTTCCGATTCGTCGATGAGATGACGCGCCTGGGTGCCGATGCAACCGTCGACGGGCATCACGTCGTCCTGCGTGGGGTCGAGCAATTGTCCTCGACCAAGGTGTGGTCCTCTGATATCCGTGCGGGTGCCGGACTGGTGCTGGCCGCCCTGTGCGCCGATGGCATCACTGAAGTCCATGACGTCTTCCATATTGACCGCGGGTATCCGCACTTCGTGGAAATCCTGCAAAAACTTGGCGCCGAGATCACCCGCGTATCCGAGTAG
- a CDS encoding DMT family transporter — MSKSTGVVALLLASVLWGTTGTAASFNSASPLAIGAAALGIGGILQAIVGWRKVAESAARLPHTLLLAGAAGIFVYPLCFYTSMDLAGVAVGTVVSLGLAPMCAGLISRALWATALESAWWAASALGVAGCIALSLSDDPSATDKSSLIGIGLGVLAAASYATYSLMVGEMINTGIPRQAAMGSVFGLGGLALLPIMAITGDGLFATHNLPSTLYLIFVPMFAGYVLFGIGLASVPAHTAMVITLAEPAIAAVFAMAIVGERFVALDLVGIGLVAGALGLSVRR, encoded by the coding sequence ATGAGCAAATCAACAGGTGTCGTTGCCTTACTTCTGGCTTCAGTGTTGTGGGGAACTACCGGGACAGCGGCGAGCTTTAATTCCGCCTCCCCGCTGGCCATTGGCGCCGCGGCGCTCGGCATTGGCGGGATCTTGCAGGCGATTGTCGGCTGGCGAAAAGTCGCCGAAAGCGCAGCCCGCCTCCCCCATACGTTGCTGCTTGCCGGGGCGGCCGGGATCTTCGTCTACCCCTTGTGCTTTTACACGTCGATGGATCTGGCAGGGGTTGCCGTGGGCACCGTGGTCTCTTTGGGGCTTGCGCCGATGTGTGCCGGTCTCATCTCCCGCGCCCTGTGGGCGACGGCATTGGAATCTGCATGGTGGGCGGCCTCGGCGCTCGGTGTGGCCGGGTGTATTGCACTTTCGCTTTCCGACGATCCCAGCGCCACAGACAAAAGCTCCCTTATCGGCATCGGCCTCGGCGTGCTCGCCGCCGCAAGCTACGCCACATATTCGCTCATGGTCGGCGAGATGATCAACACAGGCATTCCCCGTCAGGCGGCGATGGGCTCGGTTTTTGGCCTTGGCGGACTGGCGCTACTGCCGATCATGGCCATAACCGGCGACGGGCTGTTTGCTACCCATAACCTTCCCAGCACGCTGTACCTCATCTTCGTCCCAATGTTTGCGGGATATGTCCTATTTGGAATTGGGCTGGCCTCGGTGCCAGCCCACACGGCGATGGTGATCACGCTGGCAGAACCGGCAATCGCTGCGGTCTTCGCAATGGCGATCGTGGGCGAGCGGTTTGTCGCACTCGACCTGGTGGGAATCGGCCTTGTCGCCGGCGCGCTGGGTCTTAGCGTGCGACGCTAG
- a CDS encoding HNH endonuclease signature motif containing protein has product MNPVDQLAAVLSNPLALIQDAAGCTIAALVARGLPENTATDLKTLATVYYGTTSYTRMQATCRETIDSLGLTLAHLEIIETCTRRVTGEKTTWQLRRDLVNLGNLPTGQFATRARAITNDYATPPARLVKGVSINRNRNNLWQLKINGEPADIDTLYETLKELPDPAKNFPHTGTITKTLRPIVAIPLDKLTTVLDATGDETTFTCSDGVTRTSTQIVASILDDQWGFGLIHPVDGPVDLVRSSRFANKKQRDLATLESLSCAHPDCNKPADECQIHHIHAWNRGGTTASKNLTMLCAFHNGRNDDDPSTPKHGRIQRTNGHPTWTYPPWHPKHSGG; this is encoded by the coding sequence ATGAACCCCGTCGACCAGCTTGCAGCAGTACTTTCCAACCCGCTCGCCCTCATCCAGGACGCCGCCGGGTGCACAATTGCTGCGCTTGTCGCACGCGGACTACCCGAAAACACAGCCACCGACCTGAAAACCCTCGCCACGGTGTACTACGGCACCACCTCCTACACCAGGATGCAAGCCACCTGCCGGGAAACCATAGACTCCCTCGGGCTCACCCTCGCCCACCTCGAAATCATCGAAACCTGCACCCGCAGAGTCACAGGCGAAAAAACCACATGGCAACTACGCCGCGACCTAGTAAACCTCGGCAACCTGCCCACCGGACAGTTCGCCACCCGCGCACGCGCAATCACCAACGACTACGCAACCCCACCGGCAAGGTTAGTCAAAGGCGTGAGCATCAACCGCAACCGCAACAACCTCTGGCAACTAAAAATCAACGGCGAACCAGCCGATATCGACACACTTTACGAAACACTCAAAGAACTGCCCGACCCAGCCAAAAACTTCCCCCACACCGGCACCATCACCAAAACACTTCGCCCCATCGTGGCCATCCCCCTAGACAAACTCACCACCGTCCTGGATGCCACAGGAGACGAAACCACCTTCACCTGCTCCGATGGGGTCACACGCACCAGCACCCAGATCGTTGCCTCCATCCTTGATGACCAGTGGGGGTTCGGGCTTATCCACCCCGTTGACGGACCCGTCGACCTCGTGCGCTCCTCCAGGTTTGCCAACAAAAAGCAACGCGACCTAGCCACCCTCGAATCCTTAAGCTGTGCCCACCCGGACTGCAATAAACCAGCCGATGAGTGCCAAATCCACCATATCCATGCGTGGAATCGGGGCGGGACCACCGCAAGTAAAAACCTCACCATGCTATGCGCCTTCCACAACGGAAGAAACGACGATGACCCCAGCACACCCAAACACGGCCGCATCCAACGCACCAACGGCCACCCCACCTGGACCTACCCACCCTGGCACCCCAAGCACTCGGGCGGGTAA
- a CDS encoding GNAT family N-acetyltransferase has protein sequence MSQEVKRNTELDRFEIYVDGELAGFTVYRDYPAGENRLFDHTVIKEAFQGQGLSKPLIKLAMDETRKDGRKVIPACSAVEGFIKKNPEYQDLLANV, from the coding sequence ATGAGCCAGGAAGTAAAGCGCAATACCGAGCTCGACCGATTCGAGATCTATGTCGACGGCGAACTTGCCGGATTTACCGTCTACCGGGATTATCCTGCGGGTGAAAACCGGCTGTTTGACCATACGGTCATCAAGGAGGCGTTCCAAGGGCAGGGGCTGAGCAAACCGCTCATTAAGCTCGCTATGGACGAGACCCGCAAGGACGGTCGCAAGGTGATCCCCGCCTGCTCGGCAGTAGAAGGATTTATCAAAAAGAATCCGGAATACCAGGACCTGCTGGCAAACGTGTAA